A genome region from Arthrobacter agilis includes the following:
- a CDS encoding Asp23/Gls24 family envelope stress response protein, with amino-acid sequence MATITPERVGQPPAPHAAPAASGRSHRPPTAADTRGTLTITERTVERLAAQSASELPFVSGSGGGVLGVGRRRGTPHRPHASVQLSGRTISVVLDVALAFPSDIAARSTEIRRHVTETLARSTGLHVRRVDITVKALVTGADRPYRSLA; translated from the coding sequence ATGGCCACCATCACGCCCGAGAGGGTGGGACAGCCACCCGCCCCCCACGCTGCCCCTGCCGCAAGCGGCCGATCCCACCGGCCCCCGACGGCCGCAGACACCCGGGGGACGCTCACCATCACCGAAAGAACCGTGGAGAGGCTCGCCGCGCAGAGCGCGTCCGAACTTCCCTTCGTGAGCGGATCCGGTGGCGGGGTCCTCGGGGTAGGGCGCCGCAGGGGCACCCCGCATCGCCCGCACGCCTCCGTCCAGCTCAGCGGCCGGACCATCTCCGTGGTGCTCGACGTCGCACTCGCGTTCCCGTCGGACATCGCTGCGCGCTCGACGGAGATCCGCCGGCACGTCACCGAAACGCTTGCACGGTCGACCGGCCTGCACGTACGCCGCGTCGACATCACCGTCAAAGCCCTCGTCACGGGAGCCGACCGACCCTACAGGAGCCTGGCATGA
- a CDS encoding Asp23/Gls24 family envelope stress response protein, protein MADDQNTAARRVAVVPATPEDRDQRAEQARGTHDSRSASPLQTDQGNTSIADTVVQKIAGISAREVPGVYAMGNAARRAFDQIAERIPGSQTNASGGVSIEKGEKQTAIDVTVVVEYGASIVDVSNNIRRNIISAVERATGLEVIEVNVTASDVHLPTDDDSDDSSNGAKTSSTGKELE, encoded by the coding sequence ATGGCAGATGACCAGAACACAGCAGCACGCCGGGTAGCGGTAGTCCCCGCAACGCCCGAGGACCGGGATCAGCGCGCGGAGCAGGCACGCGGGACCCACGATTCCCGGTCCGCGAGCCCCCTCCAGACCGACCAGGGCAACACCTCCATCGCCGATACCGTCGTGCAGAAGATCGCCGGCATCTCGGCCCGCGAGGTCCCCGGCGTGTATGCCATGGGGAACGCCGCCCGTCGGGCCTTCGACCAGATCGCCGAGCGGATCCCGGGATCGCAGACCAACGCCTCGGGGGGCGTCAGCATCGAGAAGGGCGAGAAGCAGACCGCCATCGATGTCACGGTCGTCGTCGAGTACGGCGCGTCGATCGTCGACGTCAGCAACAACATCCGCAGGAACATCATCAGCGCCGTGGAACGGGCGACGGGGCTGGAGGTCATCGAGGTCAACGTGACCGCGTCCGACGTGCACCTGCCCACGGACGACGATTCGGATGACTCATCGAACGGCGCGAAGACGTCCTCGACGGGCAAGGAACTCGAGTAG
- a CDS encoding RNA polymerase sigma factor, with protein MAMDPTRDSDEAGPPFDAMPGPAERGEMPGRGPALAERPSAPLSDEPADESADESAEVPLDDLDEATIVSRAQDGDLEAFEWLVTTYQGGVFRLAFRMLSDHAEAEDVVQETFIAAWRNLPTLSSPQAFIPWLYRSATNKCFDLLRSRQRRPSDSVAFDDENSPEGSATPGHGWTGGIGGPARTTIASRTTQDPALHHETEAQMRALAELLQTVPAGVRACWLLRDVHEFSYAEIAAIVQLPESTIRGRIARARRFLAEGMQPWR; from the coding sequence ATGGCGATGGATCCCACCCGTGATTCCGACGAGGCAGGTCCGCCGTTCGACGCCATGCCCGGCCCCGCCGAACGAGGAGAGATGCCCGGGCGAGGTCCGGCACTGGCGGAGCGACCGTCGGCACCCCTGTCGGATGAGCCGGCTGATGAGTCGGCGGATGAGTCGGCGGAGGTCCCTTTGGACGACCTCGATGAGGCGACGATCGTCTCCCGAGCGCAGGACGGTGACCTCGAAGCGTTCGAATGGCTCGTCACCACCTACCAGGGCGGAGTATTCCGGCTGGCGTTCAGGATGCTGAGCGATCACGCGGAAGCCGAGGATGTCGTGCAGGAGACCTTCATCGCCGCCTGGCGCAACCTGCCGACGCTGTCCTCCCCACAGGCTTTCATCCCCTGGTTGTACCGATCCGCGACGAACAAGTGCTTCGACCTGCTGCGCAGCCGCCAACGACGGCCGAGCGACTCCGTCGCCTTCGACGACGAGAACAGCCCGGAGGGATCGGCAACGCCGGGGCACGGCTGGACGGGTGGGATCGGGGGACCGGCGAGGACGACCATCGCGTCGCGTACCACGCAGGACCCGGCACTGCACCACGAGACGGAAGCGCAGATGCGGGCCCTGGCGGAGTTGCTGCAGACCGTCCCGGCCGGGGTGCGAGCCTGCTGGTTGCTGCGTGATGTCCACGAGTTCTCCTACGCTGAGATAGCAGCAATCGTGCAACTTCCCGAAAGTACCATCCGCGGACGGATCGCGCGGGCCAGACGGTTCCTCGCAGAAGGGATGCAACCATGGCGTTGA
- a CDS encoding Asp23/Gls24 family envelope stress response protein: MALNEDQPRLGCGRIIDDVWASIDQPPTAHEQTCPDCQSARLALHHLETVTESLRERDRDDPALQPGIRVKEAIMMVARAEVRRSRRTPLATTALGVIDISEQALSGLIRFAASTLPGVRARRCTITSTQTAPQSAAEPAAAVDAENVRITLTVAISSGVRIPATMDLLRERVNAVVQAQTSITMQQIDIIVEDLYDL, encoded by the coding sequence ATGGCGTTGAATGAGGATCAGCCACGCCTGGGGTGCGGGCGGATCATCGACGACGTGTGGGCATCCATCGACCAGCCACCGACCGCTCACGAGCAGACGTGCCCCGACTGCCAGAGCGCACGCCTGGCACTCCATCATCTGGAGACGGTCACCGAGTCCCTGCGTGAGCGCGACCGGGACGACCCCGCCCTGCAGCCCGGGATCAGGGTCAAGGAAGCGATCATGATGGTGGCCCGGGCCGAGGTCCGGCGCAGCCGGCGGACACCTCTGGCCACCACTGCGCTGGGCGTCATCGACATCAGCGAGCAGGCTCTCAGCGGGCTCATCCGCTTCGCGGCCTCGACGCTTCCCGGTGTGCGTGCCCGCCGGTGCACGATCACCAGCACGCAGACCGCACCGCAGTCTGCGGCCGAGCCGGCCGCGGCGGTCGACGCCGAGAACGTACGCATCACACTGACCGTGGCCATCTCTTCCGGTGTGAGGATTCCTGCCACCATGGACCTGCTCCGCGAGCGGGTCAACGCCGTCGTGCAGGCGCAGACATCCATCACCATGCAGCAGATCGACATCATCGTGGAGGACCTCTATGACCTCTGA